A genomic segment from Spinacia oleracea cultivar Varoflay chromosome 3, BTI_SOV_V1, whole genome shotgun sequence encodes:
- the LOC110783450 gene encoding protein FLX-like 3 translates to MAGRNRMPRYPVNPHGFRGAPRPFFNRGPGPLPIPVAVEEEIEIQHRENQKIAAENRHLLDENAILERDLNGAKNEIHRLDQLINNLRADHDVTSRGLIERGLKMEADLRAAEPRREELMRLRAEVQKLTVQKQDFTGQIHGLTQDISRLRSENKQLSALRADVDGIRKELAEARRALEYEKKSNVEQVQQKENMERNLMSMAREIEKLRAEQLSMDRRGHQLGGGSSYSMYNGVPDMRYSGGGPSTDEHGGAWGPYNKRPRH, encoded by the exons ATGGCAGGGAGAAACCGTATGCCTCGCTATCCTGTTAACCCACATGGTTTTAGAGGCGCCCCTAGGCCATTTTTTAACAGAGGACCAGGGCCTCTACCTATTCCTGTGGCTGTGGAGGAAGAAATTGAAATTCAGCACAGAGAAAACCAGAAGATTGCTGCTGAAAATCGGCACTTGCTTGATGAAAATGCGATTCTTGAAAGAGACCTGAATGGTGCTAAAAACGAAATTCACAGATTGGATCAGCTCATTAATAATCTTCGAGCTGACCATGATGTTACGTCTAGGGGTTTGATTGAGAGGGGTTTGAAGATGGAAGCTGATCTACGTGCCGCTGAACCTCGTAGAGAAGAACTCATGCGTCTTAGAGCTGAAGTCCAAAAGCTGActgttcaaaaacaagattttaCTGGTCAAATACACGGTCTCACTCAAGACATATCTCGTCTCCGTTCTGAAAATAAGCAACTGAGTGCTTTGAGAGCGGATGTTGATGGAATACGCAAAGAATTAGCTGAAGCCAG GAGAGCTTTGGAATACGAAAAGAAATCAAATGTAGAACAGGTGCAGCAGAAGGAAAATATGGAGAGGAATCTCATGTCAATGGCTCGTGAGATTGAGAAGCTTCGAGCAGAGCAGCTGAGCATGGATAGGAGAGGGCATCAACTTG GTGGTGGCAGCAGCTATAGTATGTACAATGGGGTCCCAGATATGAGGTATTCAGGTGGAGGGCCGTCTACAGATGAGCATGGTGGAGCTTGGGGACCTTATAATAAGCGTCCTAGACATTGA